One window of the Vigna radiata var. radiata cultivar VC1973A chromosome 1, Vradiata_ver6, whole genome shotgun sequence genome contains the following:
- the LOC106755930 gene encoding probable inactive receptor kinase At1g48480, with amino-acid sequence MQHSHKLFPTILFILSFFSSTLSDLSSERAALLALRSAVRGRTLLWNTTFRSPCVWPGVQCDAANATVVELHLPAVALSGELPDGVFPELPNLHTLSLRVNSLSGALPADLAACTALRNLFLQQNHFAGEVPAFLSGMTGLVRLNLASNNFSGPFPARFGNLTRLRTLFLENNRLTGSLPGLEELGELAQFNVSYNMLNGSVPKKLQTFDKDSFLGNTLCGKPLGICPWDHGGGENGVNGSSNSSGVGGGEGGVIGGEKKKGKLSGGAIAGIVVGCVVALLLVLFALIILCRSGNKTRSVDNVSNVVGLKEEPQQHGEVGIEGGNVESGGGGGGDSVAAAAAAAAAVAAVGGNGVGGGSGGDKKLVFYGNKVKVFDLEDLLRASAEVLGKGTFGTTYKAVLEDGPVVAVKRLRDVTVSEKEFKEKIDGVGVMDHENLVPLRAYYYSRDEKLLVHDYMPMGSLSAILHGNKGAGRTPLNWEMRSDIALGAARGIEYLHSQGPSVSHGNIKSSNILLSKSYDARVSDFGLAHLVGPSSTPNRVAGYRAPEVTDPRRVSQKADVYSFGVLLLELLTGKAPTHALLNEEGVDLPRWVQSVVREEWSSEVFDIELLRYQNSEEEMVQLLQLAVDCVVPYPANRPSMSQVRQRMEEFHRSSSTMKEGTQDQIHQPDLIDDIEDVSSR; translated from the exons ATGCAACATTCTCACAAACTCTTTCCCACCATTCTCTTTATCttatccttcttttcttcaacacTCTCCGACCTCTCGTCGGAGCGCGCGGCGCTCCTCGCCCTGCGCTCCGCCGTGCGCGGCCGTACGCTCCTCTGGAACACCACCTTCCGCTCGCCTTGCGTCTGGCCCGGCGTCCAATGCGATGCCGCCAATGCCACTGTGGTGGAGCTTCACCTCCCTGCCGTCGCTCTCTCCGGCGAGCTTCCGGACGGTGTGTTCCCGGAGCTTCCCAACCTCCACACCCTCAGCCTCCGCGTCAACTCCCTCTCTGGCGCCCTCCCCGCTGACCTTGCTGCATGCACCGCCCTCCGCAACCTGTTCCTCCAACAGAACCACTTCGCCGGCGAGGTGCCGGCGTTTCTCTCCGGCATGACTGGCCTCGTCCGGCTCAATTTGGCCTCCAACAACTTTTCCGGCCCATTTCCGGCCCGGTTCGGGAACCTCACCCGGTTGAGGACCCTTTTCCTTGAGAATAATCGGCTCACTGGTTCGTTACCCGGTTTGGAAGAACTCGGTGAATTGGCTCAGTTTAATGTCTCTTACAACATGTTAAACGGTTCTGTTCCAAAAAAGTTGCAGACTTTTGATAAAGATTCGTTTTTGGGCAATACCCTTTGTGGGAAGCCACTTGGGATTTGTCCCTGGGATCATGGGGGTGGCGAGAATGGTGTAAATGGGAGTTCAAATTCAAGTGGGGTTGGAGGAGGAGAAGGGGGTGTGATTGGAGGGGAAAAGAAGAAGGGGAAGCTTTCTGGGGGTGCAATTGCAGGGATTGTTGTTGGGTGCGTGGTGGCTCTTTTGTTGGTTCTCTTtgctttgattattttatgtaGAAGTGGAAACAAGACTAGGAGTGTTGATAATGTTAGCAACGTGGTGGGATTGAAGGAGGAGCCTCAACAGCATGGGGAGGTGGGAATTGAGGGTGGTAATGTGGagagtggtggtggtggtggtggggaTTCGGTGGCCGCAGCGGCGGCAGCGGCGGCGGCAGTGGCGGCAGTGGGTGGGAATGGAGTTGGCGGTGGAAGTGGTGGAGATAAGAAGTTGGTGTTTTATGGGAATAAAGTGAAGGTGTTTGATTTGGAGGATTTGCTAAGGGCTTCTGCAGAGGTGTTGGGAAAAGGAACTTTTGGGACCACCTATAAGGCTGTTTTAGAGGATGGGCCTGTGGTGGCTGTGAAGAGGCTGAGGGATGTGACGGTTTCGGAGAAGGAGTTTAAGGAGAAGATTGATGGGGTGGGAGTGATGGATCATGAGAATTTGGTACCTCTCAGGGCTTACTATTATAGCAGGGATGAGAAGCTTCTTGTTCATGATTACATGCCAATGGGAAGCCTATCTGCAATTCTGCATG GAAACAAAGGAGCTGGTAGGACACCGTTGAATTGGGAAATGAGATCAGACATTGCATTAGGAGCTGCTCGTGGCATCGAGTACCTACATTCACAAGGGCCTAGTGTTTCTCATGGAAACATAAAGTCCTCCAACATCCTCCTAAGCAAATCCTATGATGCCAGGGTGTCTGATTTTGGGCTTGCACACCTTGTTGGCCCCTCATCCACACCGAACAGGGTGGCCGGCTACCGTGCCCCCGAAGTAACCGATCCACGGCGAGTTTCTCAGAAGGCTGATGTATACAGCTTTGGAGTGTTGCTCTTGGAACTTCTGACTGGAAAAGCTCCTACTCATGCCCTCTTGAATGAGGAAGGAGTGGACCTTCCGAGATGGGTCCAATCAGTGGTTAGAGAGGAATGGAGTTCAGAGGTGTTTGATATTGAACTCCTTAGGTATCAGAATTCTGAAGAGGAAATGGTTCAGTTGTTGCAACTTGCAGTGGATTGTGTAGTTCCATACCCTGCAAACCGCCCTTCAATGTCTCAAGTGAGACAACGCATGGAAGAGTTTCATAGGTCTAGTAGTACCATGAAAGAGGGTACTCAAGACCAAATCCATCAACCTGATTTGATCGATGATATAGAAGATGTGTCATCTAGATGA
- the LOC106755941 gene encoding uncharacterized protein LOC106755941 isoform X2 produces the protein MEQTRYHPDMNKNPGAEEKFKEISAAYEVLSDDEKRSLYDRFGESGLQEENGGSSGAPGVDPFDLFDTFFGRSDGIFRDGDEGGINFNFGYKRNRSHDIRYDLNLSFEESIFGARREIEVSCFQTCGTCDGTGAKSKNCIKQCTNCGGRGGEMKSQRTPFGMMSQVSTCSKCSGLGKIITDHCRRCDGSGQVQSKETIEVDIPAGVNDGDTMQIQGQGNFDKKRQITGDLFVVLHVDEKQGIWREGLHLYSKINIDFTDAILGSVKKVETVEGLRDLQIPSGIQPGDSVKLSRLGVPDMNKPFVRGNHYFIVNVLIPKDISGTERVLVEQLASLRASNKRDSLSSGDNGIPKGKFNEFTKRRDPRGDGSSKGIKNVDSLWGSIKNFLSGRQSDERFASISMDTPALIRRYADRSPSVLNFFFVAFVVTWTFALIAKSKYSMLQKRSQSLNRTQ, from the exons ATGGAGCAAACTAGG TACCATCCAGATATGAATAAAAACCCTGGGGCTGAGGAGAAGTTCAAAGAAATAAGTGCTGCATATGAG GTCCTGTCAGATGACGAGAAAAGATCTTTATATGATCGTTTTGGTGAGTCAGGTCTCCAAGAAGAAAATGGAGGATCAAGTGGTGCTCCAGGG GTGGATCCTtttgatttatttgatacattctTTGGTCGTTCTGATGGAATATTTAGAGATGGTGATGAAGGGGGCATCAACTTCAATTTTGGTTACAAGAGAAACCGAAGTCATGATATTCG ATATGACCTTAATTTGAGCTTCGAAGAATCAATATTTGGAGCACGAAGGGAGATTGAAGTTTCCTGCTTTCAGACATGTGGCACTTGTGATGGTACAGGAGCCAAATCAAAGAATTGCATTAAGCAATGCACAAATTGCGGTGGCAGAGGGGGAGAAATGAAAAGTCAGAGAACACCCTTTGGAATGATGTCTCAG GTTTCTACCTGCTCTAAGTGTAGTGGCCTTGGTAAAATAATCACAGATCACTGTCGAAGGTGTGATGGCAGTGGTCAGGTGCAATCCAAAGAAACAATCGAAGTGGACATTCCTGCTGGAGTCAATGATGGAGACACAATGCAAATTCAAGGACAAGggaattttgataaaaagag GCAAATTACTGGGGATCTTTTTGTTGTCCTGCATGTAGATGAAAAGCAAGGAATTTGGAGAGAGGGTCTTCATTTGTACTCAAAGATTAACATTGACTTCACAGATGCAATATTGGGGTCAGTTAAAAAG GTTGAAACTGTTGAAGGTTTACGGGATCTTCAAATTCCTTCAGGGATTCAACCTGGAGATTCGGTGAAGTTGTCACGTTTGGGAGTTCCAGACATGAATAAACCATTTGTTCGAGGCAATCATTACTTCATTGTGAATGTTCTTATTCCAAAGGATATCAG TGGCACAGAACGTGTTCTTGTTGAGCAGTTAGCTTCACTAAGAGCTTCTAACAAAAGGGATTCACTGTCTTCGGGTGACAATG GAATACCTAAAGGAAAGTTCAATGAATTCACTAAGAGGAGGGATCCGAGGGGTGACGGTTCAAGCAAGGGAATAAAAAATGTTGACTCTCTATGGGGATCGATCAAGAACTTCTTAAG TGGAAGACAGTCCGATGAAAGGTTTGCTTCAATTAGCATGGATACACCAGCATTAATACGGAGATATGCTGACCGAAGTCCGTCTGtccttaatttcttttttgttgcttttgttgTAACTTGGACTTTTGCCTTGATAGCAAAGTCTAAGTACTCGATGCTTCAGAAAAGGTCTCAGTCCTTAAATAGAACacagtga
- the LOC106755941 gene encoding uncharacterized protein LOC106755941 isoform X1 produces MPLIRTTPPIPCAISTLTTLTNAPLSSSSTLSAATFGSHLLRKIQNPIIGFSATRNRSRAALIRAKAGADYYSTLNVSPSASLQEIKASYRKLARKYHPDMNKNPGAEEKFKEISAAYEVLSDDEKRSLYDRFGESGLQEENGGSSGAPGVDPFDLFDTFFGRSDGIFRDGDEGGINFNFGYKRNRSHDIRYDLNLSFEESIFGARREIEVSCFQTCGTCDGTGAKSKNCIKQCTNCGGRGGEMKSQRTPFGMMSQVSTCSKCSGLGKIITDHCRRCDGSGQVQSKETIEVDIPAGVNDGDTMQIQGQGNFDKKRQITGDLFVVLHVDEKQGIWREGLHLYSKINIDFTDAILGSVKKVETVEGLRDLQIPSGIQPGDSVKLSRLGVPDMNKPFVRGNHYFIVNVLIPKDISGTERVLVEQLASLRASNKRDSLSSGDNGIPKGKFNEFTKRRDPRGDGSSKGIKNVDSLWGSIKNFLSGRQSDERFASISMDTPALIRRYADRSPSVLNFFFVAFVVTWTFALIAKSKYSMLQKRSQSLNRTQ; encoded by the exons ATGCCATTGATTCGCACTACTCCACCGATTCCTTGTGCCATTTCCACACTCACTACACTTACCAATGCACCTCTATCATCATCTTCCACTCTTTCTGCTGCCACATTCGGTTCCCACCTCCTGCGTAAAATTCAGAACCCAATTATTGGGTTTTCCGCAACCAGGAATCGCTCGCGTGCTGCGCTGATCAGAGCCAAAGCAGGGGCCGATTACTATTCCACCTTGAACGTTAGCCCCAGTGCTTCGCTGCAAGAAATCAAGGCCTCCTATCGCAAGCTGGCGCGCAAG TACCATCCAGATATGAATAAAAACCCTGGGGCTGAGGAGAAGTTCAAAGAAATAAGTGCTGCATATGAG GTCCTGTCAGATGACGAGAAAAGATCTTTATATGATCGTTTTGGTGAGTCAGGTCTCCAAGAAGAAAATGGAGGATCAAGTGGTGCTCCAGGG GTGGATCCTtttgatttatttgatacattctTTGGTCGTTCTGATGGAATATTTAGAGATGGTGATGAAGGGGGCATCAACTTCAATTTTGGTTACAAGAGAAACCGAAGTCATGATATTCG ATATGACCTTAATTTGAGCTTCGAAGAATCAATATTTGGAGCACGAAGGGAGATTGAAGTTTCCTGCTTTCAGACATGTGGCACTTGTGATGGTACAGGAGCCAAATCAAAGAATTGCATTAAGCAATGCACAAATTGCGGTGGCAGAGGGGGAGAAATGAAAAGTCAGAGAACACCCTTTGGAATGATGTCTCAG GTTTCTACCTGCTCTAAGTGTAGTGGCCTTGGTAAAATAATCACAGATCACTGTCGAAGGTGTGATGGCAGTGGTCAGGTGCAATCCAAAGAAACAATCGAAGTGGACATTCCTGCTGGAGTCAATGATGGAGACACAATGCAAATTCAAGGACAAGggaattttgataaaaagag GCAAATTACTGGGGATCTTTTTGTTGTCCTGCATGTAGATGAAAAGCAAGGAATTTGGAGAGAGGGTCTTCATTTGTACTCAAAGATTAACATTGACTTCACAGATGCAATATTGGGGTCAGTTAAAAAG GTTGAAACTGTTGAAGGTTTACGGGATCTTCAAATTCCTTCAGGGATTCAACCTGGAGATTCGGTGAAGTTGTCACGTTTGGGAGTTCCAGACATGAATAAACCATTTGTTCGAGGCAATCATTACTTCATTGTGAATGTTCTTATTCCAAAGGATATCAG TGGCACAGAACGTGTTCTTGTTGAGCAGTTAGCTTCACTAAGAGCTTCTAACAAAAGGGATTCACTGTCTTCGGGTGACAATG GAATACCTAAAGGAAAGTTCAATGAATTCACTAAGAGGAGGGATCCGAGGGGTGACGGTTCAAGCAAGGGAATAAAAAATGTTGACTCTCTATGGGGATCGATCAAGAACTTCTTAAG TGGAAGACAGTCCGATGAAAGGTTTGCTTCAATTAGCATGGATACACCAGCATTAATACGGAGATATGCTGACCGAAGTCCGTCTGtccttaatttcttttttgttgcttttgttgTAACTTGGACTTTTGCCTTGATAGCAAAGTCTAAGTACTCGATGCTTCAGAAAAGGTCTCAGTCCTTAAATAGAACacagtga